The following is a genomic window from Candidatus Leptovillus gracilis.
CCGAAATGCAGCAGTCCATCGCTTCGGGCGAACGCATCTTCTCGTTGATAGACGCCGTGCCGGAGATTCAAAATCAACCCGGCGCGGGCGACCCTGGTTCGATTCGGGGCGACATCGTGTTCGACAATGTGGATTTCTACTACGAAGCCGAAAAACCGGTGCTGACGAACTTTAATCTGACGATTAAACAGGGCGAAACCATCGCCCTGGTGGGACCGACGGGCGCCGGCAAGTCTACATTGGTGAACCTGATCTGCCGCTTTTACGAGCCGAAGGGTGGCCAGATTCTGATCGCCGGGCAAGATTACCGTGACCTGACGCTGCACGCCATTCATTCACGAATTGGCATGGTGCTGCAAACGCCGCACCTGTTTTCAGGCACGGTGATGGAGAATTTGCGTTACGGCCGTTTGGAAGCCAGCGACGACGAGGTAATGGCTGCCGCCAAACTGGCCGGCGCCGATACCTTCATCAGTAAGCTGGAAAAAGGGTACAACACGCAGGTAGGTGAAGGCGGCGTGCTGCTGTCCGTTGGGCAAAAGCAGCTCATCAGTCTGGCGCGCGCCGTGCTGGCCCAGCCAGATGTCTTCATCATGGACGAGGCGACCAGTTCGGTGGACACGCTGACAGAAGCGCTGATCCAACAAGGCATGGAACGGTTGATGGAAGGGCGCACCAGTTTTGTCATCGCCCACCGGTTGTCTACCATCAAACGGGCTGACCGCATCCTGGTGATTGAGAAGGGTGGCGTCTCAGAAATGGGCACACACGCCGAACTCATCCGCCAGCGCGGCCATTACTACGAGTTATACACGAAACAGTTCCGCGATGAAATGGCGCAGGCTTACGCAGCCGAAGAAGGGAAAAAAGCGGAATTGGCCGCAGCGGTTTAACAAAGAACGAGTGAAGATTGGAGATGCGCAGCAGCATTTTCGATCTTCACTCCTCACTCTTCTTCAATCACGGCCGTTTCAAACCACCACAACTCCCCCTCCCGCCAGGCAAACCAGGGCAGGCCGGCCTTGCGGCACAAATTCTGCAAAAACTCCTCCCGCGTCCAACCAAAGATCACCGCCACCTGGGGCAGCAGCAGCCCTCGCTGACGGCCGTGCTGGAGACACAGCCCATGACGCCCCACCTCAATCTGACTCACATCCTCCACTCGTTGCAGCGGTGACAAGATAGAAATCTCAATGGCGATGTCGTCCAATTCGGCCAGAGTCAGCGGCGGGAAACGGGGGTCGCGCGTGGCCGCTTTCACCGCCATAGCCGCTACCACCTGGGCCAGAGGCCAATCCGGCTCGATATGGCCGATGCAGCCGCGCAGCCGCCCCGCATGGGGGACAAGCAAGTCGTCGCGCAGCCGTAACGTGACAAACACGCCAGCCGGCTGCTGCAAATCTGGATCATCTGCCTCTACCGGCAGCATCTCGCCAACCGCCAGATAATGTCGCAGGGCGGCGCGCGCCAGCCGCAGCAGCGTTTGCCCTTGTGCGGGCGTCAGGCGCAGCGGCACACCTCCGTCCAAATTAGTTTGTGCAGCCATTGGGCTTCTCCCTGCGGCTGCCTGTTACCAGGACAACCGCGCTACCTGAGCAAAGTTTACCATGAACCACTTGCCCCGCCACAACCGCCGTTTGAACCGGGCATTGGGGTAGACGGCCGTTCCCCCCTGTGGTAAATTTCCGCCTATGACAAACCGAGCCATTCTCTCTGTGTACGATAAGGCAGGGCTGGTAGATTTCGCCACCGCCCTGGCCGACCTGGATTGGGGATTAATCGCCAGCGGCGGCACCGCCCGCCAACTGCGAGAAACCGGCCTGCCTGTGTTAGATGTCTCCGACGTCACCGGCGCGCCGGAAATGTTAGGCGGCCGGGTCAAAACCCTGCATCCGGCCGTGCATGGCGGCATCCTGGCCCGCGATCTGCCCGAAGATTGGGCCGATCTGAGGGCGCAGAGCATCAACCCCATTCACCTGGTTGTCTGTAACCTGTACCCCTTCGAGAAAACCATCGCCCAGCCCGGCGTCAGCCTGGCCGAAGCCATCGAGCAAATAGACATCGGCGGCGTCACGCTGCTGCGAGCGGCGGCGAAAAACTTTGCCCGTGTCACCGTCGCTTGCGACCCACAAGATTACGCCATTATCCTGGCCGAACTGCGCCAGCATGGGCAGGTCACTCTGGCGACGCGGCAGCGATTGGCGGTGAAAGCCTTCGCCCATACCCGCGACTACGACACGGCGATTACGGCTTATTTGCAAGAGGTGACGGCCGTTTAGCCAGACCTGGGCGCACAGACAAGGTGACAGCTGACTTGGACTAGATTTTCAGGAGACCTCATGGGTGGGCTGCACCCACCAACACGAACGAAAACCCTGGGAGCGCAGGCGTCTCGCCTGCCGGGGCGGACGGGACGTCCGCGCTCCTATTTTCAAGGGACACATCATGAGTGGGTTGCACCCATCAACACGAATGAAAACCCTGGGAGCGCAGGCGTCTCGCCTGCCGGGGTGGACGGGACGTCCGCGCACCTATTTTCAAGGGAGACTTCACCGGCTGCGCCGACCACCATGAATGAAAACCCTGGGAGCGCAGGCGTCTCGCCTGCCGGGGCGGACGGGACGTCCGCGCTCCCATTTTCGAAGGAGGGAAACAATGACATCGGAAATTGAACTGCGCTACGGGATGAACCCCCATCAAAAACCGGCGCGAATTTATATTAACCACGGCGACCTGCCTATTCAGGTACTCAACGGCGCGCCAGGGTATATCAACTTATTGGATGCGCTCAATTCGTGGCAGTTGGTGCGGGAGCTAAATAAGGCTCTAGGGCTGCCGGCGGCGGCTTCGTTTAAACATGTCAGCCCGGCCGGCGCGGCCGTGGGCGTTCCTCTGAGCGATGCACTAAAACAAGCCTATTTCGTCGAACACGATACGCTGTCACCGCTGGCTGCCGCCTATGCGCGTGCGCGGGGCGCGGACCGCATCTCCTCGTTTGGCGATTGGGCGGCGCTGAGCGACGTGGTAGACGAATCAACCGCCCATCTGCTGAGGCGCGAGGTATCTGATGGCGTCATCGCGCCGGGCTATGAACCGGCGGCCCTGGAAATTTTACGCGCCAAGAAAAAAGGCAGCTACTGTGTCATCCAGGTGGACCCAAACTATGAGCCACCGGCAATGGAGCAGCGTGAGTTGTTTGGCCTGGTTCTGGCGCAAAAGCGCAACGACGCCCTGCCCACCTATGCTGATCTGGCAGAGGTCGTTACCAGCCAACAAAATGTGCCGAACAGCGCCCGGCGCGACATGCTTGTGGCGCTGTTGACGTTAAAATACACGCAGTCCAATTCAGTCTGTTACGCGCTGGATGGGCAGGTGATTGGCGTGGGCGCGGGGCAGCAGTCGCGTATTCATTGTACCCGGCTGGCCGGTTCTAAGACCGACATCTGGTTCTTGCGTCAGCATCCGCGGGTGCTGCACCTGCCCTTCCGCGATAAAATCGGCCGAACAGAGCGGGACAATGCCATCGACCAGTTTTTGCAGGAGCAGTTGACGCCGGCCGAGGAAGCAGTATGGCGACAAAACTTTACCGAGACGCCGGAACGGTTGACGGCCGTTGAAAAACGGGACTGGCTGAACCAGTTAACCGCGGTGACGCTGGGATCAGACGCCTTCTTCCCCTTCCGCGACAGCATAGACCGCGCCCAACAAAGCGGCGTGCGCTACGTGGTGCAGCCCGGCGGCTCCCTGCGTGATGATGTCGTCACCGAGGCGTGCAATGAGTATGGCATGGCGATGATTATGACCGGGGAACGCCTGTTCCACCACTAACTGCCCGACAGTACCGGCGTATGATGGACAGTCGCCGGTTTTCTTGTTACTCTCACGGGATAGCGCCGCTGTTATCATTAAAATAGGGTCTTTGGATTTTTGTTGAGGTTCATCATTGAATAAGCCCATTCCCCACGTTGTTAGCGTCGAAGATGACGATGGCATTTATGAACTGCTCCAGGTCACTTTAGAGGCGCTGCCTATCGTTTTGCATCGCGCCAGCGACGGCCGTGCCGCCATTGAACTAATCACCCACGTTCAGCCCGACCTGCTGCTGCTGGACATTGCTTTACCAGACATGCACGGCTGGGATGTGCTGAAGACCGTTTGCGAGCAGCACATGAAACCGCGCAAAATCATCGTCCTGACCGCTTATTCCGAACCCGCCCACCGCCTGATCGCCCACTTCCAGGAAGTAGACCGCTACGTGCAGAAGCCTTTTTCGCCGATGGGCCTGCGCCAGGTGGTCTGCACTCTCCTCGAATTGACCGAATCCCCCATTTAGAGTAGACCTGACCGGTTTTCGAAAACCGGTCAGGTCTGGCCGGGCTGTGAACGGCCGTTCCTCTGCTGCCGCTGCAAGACAGCGCGCACATCTGCTGGCTGCCAGCCAGGAGGCTTAAGCAGCTTGCCATCGGCGCGGCGCGGGCCACCCGCTTTTTGCAGATTGGCGCGATGCACTTCCTGGAATACCGCATCGGCGTCTACGCCACACGCTTCCATAGCCCCGTAAACAACGTAGAGTAAATCGGCCAGTTCGTGGACCAGCGGCGTCAGCGCTTCGATGGCGTCTGGCTGTTGGCCAGACTGTAATGCGGTGATAAGGCTGTGGCAGACGGCCGTTACCTCTTCATACTCCTCCTCAATTAATTTGAGCCGCATGGTCAGGTAGCCAGCATCTGGCAGCTGCGGGCCATGTGGCAGCGGCGACCCCACCGCCGCATGAAATTCACGGATGCGCCGGGCATTGCTGTTCAGAAAAGGGACCTCCCTGGCCCCCAGGTGACCCAGAAGTTGTTTCAGCGACATATCGGCCAGGGAGGTGAGCCGATACCCCGTCTGGGGGAAAGTCAACTGGCTGGTCATCTGGTTGGGCACGACGACGCAGAAAATACCGGCCGCCTGCGCCGCCGCCGCCCCATGTGGCGAATCTTCAAAAGCCAAAGCCTCAGCAGCGCTAACGTTCAGCGCCGCCAGCGCCGCCAGGTAAACGGCCGGGTCTGGCTTGGCCCGGCTGCCCACATCGTCGCGGCAGCAAACCGCGTCGAACTGGTTGGTGATGCCCAGCCTGTCCAGCAGCTTATCTACCCAGGCGTGGGGGGAACTGGAGGCGACGGCCGTTTTTAACCCCAACTGCCGCGCTTCAGCCAGATAGGCCGCCACACCGGGCATGATACTCTGTTGAGCCATCAACTCGTCATCCCGACGGCGGCGGTTGGCCTTCACCGCTTCCCGGTCTATGGCGCGCCCCAGCAGCGATTCCAGATACGTATAGGGATTCAAAAAGTTAACCGAACCGATATTCTGCACCCACACATCCAACGGCAAATCTACGCCAAACGAGTGGTACGTCTCTTGCCAGGACACAAAATCCGGCGTTTCGGAGTCCAAAATCAGGCCATCAAAATCAAAAATAAGTGAACGTAACATAATAAGTTTGACTAACCTTTGACCATTACAGAATCCAACAAAAAAGCCCGCACTATGTAGATGCGGGCCGTTCTAATTCTCTTGTCAGCGGAACAATCCCCGTTTCGTCGTTTTCGCCGGGCAAGACTGGTTAACCGGTTAACACAGCATCTGACTCTACCAGGGCCAAACACTCTGTGACAACCCGGTTCAATTCCCAGGAACTAATCGGCTGTGTCAGGAAACGGTTCGCCCCTTTGGCTGCCGCTTCCATGGGGGCCTGCTGTTGGCCGCTGGCTGTTAACATAATAATTGGCAAATTTTTGAACCTTTCCTGAGACCGAACCTGCTCCATCAGGGTAAAACCATTCATAATCGGCATGTTCAAGTCGGTAATCATCAAATCAACCTGGAAGTTTTCTAAATGCTCTAGCGCCTGGGGGCCACTTTCGGCCGAAATTGTCGTGTGGTTGATTCGTTCTAACATGAGTGTTAAAAGGCGATGTGTATGGGGCGCATCGTCTACTATAAGAATTTTCGCCATCTAATAGACCCTTTTCTTTAGTAACTGCTGCGCAGCCCGGCTGCTCAACGTCCAACTTCGTTAACCCGCTACTCTGATACAAACGAAGTTAATGTAGCCTTAAAATAGCACAATTTTCTGTCGGTGGACCTTAAGAGCAGCTCCCGCAGATGGCGCAGCGGATAGGAAGAAAAGGTGAAACGGCCGTACACCAACCCCCATTTTCTGTGGTGCAGGACCAACCAGTAACAGATTACACTGAGACTAGAAATACTTTACCAGGCGCCAGCGGTTGTTGCCTGGCTCTGGAAAATACGCTACTTCGTCCATAAGTTGGTGGACCAGAAACAGGCCATAGCCGCTGGTTTGTGGCTGCTCAAAATTTGGCGCAACCACATCGGCCAGGTTAAACGATTGGCCGCGATCGTGCAGTTCAATGATAAATTGACGCGGCTCTTCGAGCAGTGTAAAAGCAATCTCAATACGGCCAGAAATACCGGCGTAGGCATGTTCAACAATGTTGGTACATGCTTCATGCACGGCCAACTCAATGTTATAGAAAAGAGAATCCTGTGCTGCCAACCCTTGTTGGCGCTCAAACATGGCGCGGACACAAGCGCCGAGGACGTTTAGATATTTGTGGATGGCCGGCAGTTCCAGCCGGACGGTATTCAATAGGTTTGCTGGTTTCACAGAAGCCTCTTGTTGGCTGTCGTTCAGGTTCACGCGCCAACTCCTTTAAGAACGACTAACGTCTGGTCATCGGCCTGAGACATGCCACTGCTAAAACTCAGTACCGTCTGGTACAGGCCTTCGGCGATGGCGCGGGCCGACTTCGGGGCCAACGACTGCACCAGAGAGACAAATCTATCGTAGCCAAATTCTTTGTCCTGCGCGCTGCGGGCTTCGCTGAAGCCATCTGTCGCCACAACGAGTACGTCACCGGGTTGGAAGTCAATCCACTGGTCCTTAGATAGGCTTGTTGGCAGAATGCCCATCGGAACGCCATCGGCCTGCAAGAGTCTGGCTTCGCCGCCGGCCGGGCAGTAGATAACTGGTGAATGCCCGGCGTTGGCGTAAAGCAGCTGCCGCCTGATTGAATCATATTGGCCGACAAAAATGGTGGCAAACATGCTCAGTTTGGTGAAGTCGTCGTAAAGCTCCTGGTTCGACCGAGACATGACATCTTGGGGCGTGGGTCTGGGTATCATCCTGGTTTTGGTGCGAATGACGGTGCGCGTCATCGCCATTAAGAGGGCGGCGGGAATGCCTTTGCCGGAAATGTCGCCAACTGTAAAGGTGAATGGCTGGTCGGCGCCAATGATAAAATCGTAAAAATCGCCGCCTACTCGTGAAGCAGGCCAGGAAGCGGCCCACAGGTCTAATCCGGCAATGCCCGGAGGGGTTTGCGGCAGCAGATGAATCTGAATGCGTTGGGCCAGGTCCATTTCTGTTTGGAGGCGGGTCTGTTCGCGGCTAACCTGGTGCATGATGACATTTTCGATTTGCGCGCCGGTGAATTCGGCGATGGCGCCGGCGAGTTTGATGTCGGGCGAGTTGAAGTCGTCGTCGAGCTTGTTGAGCATGCCCATGACGGCCGTTTCTGCATCCCGCACTTTGATAGGCACAAGCAGCATATTACGCACGCCCTTTACCTGTTCACCCGCACCACTACGGCTGATCAGAAATTCATGCCGGGATGCTTTCATCAGGCCAATGGCTTGCTGCAATGCCTCTTCACTGAGAATCGGCTGCGGGTAAAATTGAATGATGGGCGAACGCCCTTTCATGTGGACCAGAAAAAAGGCCGCTTCCGCTTTGACCAGACGGGCCGTTTCAAAAGCCAATCGCGTCAACATCTGTTCAGCGTCCAGATAATTGCGGGTAGCCTGGGTGAGATCATAAAGCGCCAGCAGTTGGTCTTGGGTGTCTATCAGATCTGCGCCCATGCTGTTCAGGTCTCGCTCCAGGCGGGCGATCTGGGCGATGAGTCCGGCTTGCGCTTCCAGGCGTTGGCAGTCGGCCGGCGACGAGAGACCGGCCAGGCGCAGCTCGCCGATCTTGACCGCGTTGACCTGAATTGCCTTTACCAGAGAAGCGTTGGATACCTTGTCAGACGGCCAGGCGACCAACAGCGCGTCGTCGGCCCAAACGGAAAATGAAGACGCGCCAGAGTCCAGCCAATCTTGGGCCAGGGTTGTCAGATGTTTGTGTTGTGAGGCTAAAATGGAGGGTAATATCATGCCATCCTCATTCCTTGTGGAGCGCCTGGTTAGCTGGCAAAAGCCTGTATGGCTTCCTCTTCATGGGCAAAAATCTCAAAGAACCTGTCCAGGCGCGTTAACTCGAAGACCATGCGCACCGACTGTTGCAGGTGGCACAGCCGCAGGTCGCCATTTAACTGGCGGCAGCGTTTCAGGCCGTGAACCAGGGTAGCCAACGCGGTTGAATCCACAAAGTCAACTTTTTCCAGGTTAACGACGACATTAGCCGGCTCGTCAATCATGGCTTGTTCAAGCCACTGCCTGGCTGTATCGGCGGTGTATGTGTCAAAACGTCCTGCAAATTCCAGGATTTTCACATTATCGGCAGAACGTGTTTCGATCTCCATGTGCTGCTCACTCCTTTGCGATATAAACCCGATTGGTTTGGTTATTTTTGGCCGTCTTCAGACACCGACGAACGTCGTCGTCGCCAGGCGGCCGGGGTTTGGCTGAGGATGTTCAGGTCGGTGCGCCAGGATCGGGTAGCTACATAGTAGGCGTCGGCGATCAAGATTTCGTCCAGGCTGCTTCCTTGCCGTGTCTGAATGTACCACAAACCGGTAAAACCGGGGGGATATTCGTGCCGTTTTTGCTGCCAATCTTCACGAATCTGGGCAGCGGCTTCGGGTGTGAGGGGTTTTACGCCAACCAGCCGCAGGTCGCCGGTGAATACGTTCCACAGTTCTGGCAGCCGATGGATGCCTGTTTGTTTTAACCAACGGCCGATTCCGCTAAGACGGCCGTCTCGCCGGTGTGTCACAAAGCGCCAGAGCGTCATCTTTTGCAAAGTGGTCGAACTGCGCAGGCCGGGCTGCTCCGGCCAACCACCCAGCCGCTCCACTCGTTCAAAGATACGGCCGCTGCTGATGAGAAGCAGCAAAGCCAACGGCACAGTCATAAAAAACGTGGCCCACAGCAGCCAGAAAGCCAGGAAACCATCCCACAAACGCTGCAAGCGGGTGTCTACGATGCTTGTTACCTGTCCCAGTAAAAACTGGTCAACCACCTGCGTGCTTTCGGCTGTCAGGTTATCTACCATCAGGTCTTTGTTGACAAAACGGCCGTCAATCTTCACCAACTGCCCTACATACGTATAGCCCGAAATCGTGCTGCGGCTGATGGTGGCGTCGTCGTCTATGACCACGTTAGAACCGACGACCACTTCTGGCCCCAATTCCACATCTGAACCAATCTGGCAGTTTTGGCCGATGTATACCGGTGGCAAGATACGGGCGCTGGGATGGATCATGTGGTTACGCCCGACCCAGATGCCCTGGGAAATTTGCCGCCCTTCCAGCGCGGGATAAGTCAGCGCGGGCAGGCCGTTTAACCCTTCCGGGTGGTCCCAGGCGCTGTACAAGACGTGCTTCTGCGCGGCGTGATACGCCTGAAAAGTCGCCAGGTTATTCCAATAACCGGCCATCTGATAGGTATCCACCGGCACGGCAACGGCAAGCAGGGCGGGCACAAGCTGCGTCTCAATATCGAACGGCGTCCGGGGCGGGATGAATTGCAGCACTTCCGGTTCAAAAATCCAGATGCCGGTGGCATAAACCTGGCGGCCCTCGGCCGCGGCAGCAACCTGTCCGGCATCATTCAGGCAAAAATGGGGCGCATTGTCTGCCGCGACGGCATGAACAACGGCCGTCGCTTTGCTTTGTCGTTGGCGGTGTTGCGCGAGTACGGCCGTCAGGTCCACATCTACAATGGCATCGGCCGGCAGCGCCACAAACGTCGTCGTCAGGGACGGCTGCGCCCACTTCAGCGCACCGGCCGATCCCCAGGCGTCGCGCTGCAACAGATAATTCAGGGTAATGCCCCACCGCTGCCCACTGCCCAGGTAAGCCTCGATGTTCCCAGCCAGGTGGTAGAGACTGACAACAATCTGTTTAAATCCCTGCCGCGCCAGCAGTTCGATGGGGTACAACATCACTGGCCGGTCGGCGATGGGCAGCATCGGTGAAGGCGACGTCAATGTCAGCGGGCGCAGCTTATCGGTTTCACCGGTAGCCAGTAAAATTGCCTGTACGTTTTCCATTTAGATACATCTATCCGGGCAGCTATCAGGAGGTAGCGGCCGAAACATCACTATAAAGAGACAATACTTTGTCGAAGCGAACCATCTGGATGACCCGCAGCACATCTTTAGAACAGTTGGCGACGCGCAGTTCACCGCTGCGCTCGATGGCGTTGCGGCTAATTTGGGCCAACGCGGCCAGACCGGCGCTGGCTAACAAAACAGTTTCTGATAAATCTAACACAACACGCGGATTTTCGTCTAATAAAGCGACGCAGGTTTCGGCCATTTCTGTCGCGGTCGTGGCGTCCAGGCGGCGCGGCCCTTTGACGATGGTCCAGGCAGGGGCGGATATTTCGTCCTGGTCGTCAGCCGCGGCATGGGGGGCAGGCACGGCCGTTTGTGGCGCAGCTATCTGTCCACCGGCCGGCACAGGTTGACGATGCGCATGGCGCAAAGCCAGACCGTCATCAGTCGTTGCCACCATTTCAAAGAATTGGTCCAGCCGCAGCAAGGCCAGGGTTTGTTTAATGTTGGTCGGCGCGCCAACCAACCACAAGTCGCCGTGGGCATCGCGGGCCTGTTTGGTCAGCCCGACCAACGCGCCAATCACGGCGCTGTCGAGAAAAACGACATCGGTCAGGTTGACCAAAATGTAGGGGGTGACGGTTAAGGCTTCTTGAGCTATTTGGTTGAAGACGCCATAGTTGCTGACGGTGAGGTGGCCTTCGATGGTCAGAACGGCCGTGTCCTGTACAATCACCAGGTCGGTCTTCGGCAGCAGCGTCGTCGGCGTGCTGCCCTGGCGCATCACCCACCACTGGCGCAAAAAGAAAGCGCCAAAACCAACCATGTCCACCGCGTAGCGCCGCCACAAACGGCGCGGCTCCATTAGCAGCCGGTGCAGCCATTCCAACCCGGTGCGCTGCATCCATTCCGGGGCACGTTTGGTGTTGCCGGTGATAAAATCGAATGTGCCGCCAACGCCAATCATCACCGGAATAGCCAGTTCACGGCCGTACATGCCAATCCACTTTTCCTGCTTCGGGTTGCCGAAAGCCACCAGCAAAATATCCGGCTGCGCCGCCTTAATTTCGGCAATAATCGCCGGGTCCATGTCTATCACCGAGCTGTATGGCGGCGAATAGACACCGGCCACAATCAGATCGGGGTACTGCTCTTTCAGTAGAGCGGCGGCCTGGGCGGCAATACCCGGCGCAGCCCCCAGAAAATATACCGACAAGCCTTTGGCGGCGGCCCGTTCTGCCAGCGCCGGAATCATATCTGCGCCGGCCACCCGCCCTTCCAGGTTCACGCCCAACAAACGCGCACCCCACACCAACGGCATCCCATCGGCCGTCGCCAGGTCCGCTTCTTGCAGAAGATAACGTAGTTCCGGGTCTGCCAGGGACTTGACGACAAAATCGGCGTTCACCGTTGCTACCTGGTGAGTTTTGCCCGTTGCCCGGCCAATGCGGACAAATTCTTCCAGCCGATCCAGCGTTTCCGCCATGTTCAGGTCGTCAATGGGCACGCCTAAAATCACGATAAGCCTGCGCATAAACTGTTCTCCCCTTGGGGTTAGTAGGCGCCTCGGCCTGTTAAAACCGCCGGGATCGTCTTCAATAGAATTTCAATATCTTTCAGAAGGCTTTGTTCCGAAATATATTGCAAATCTAACTCCACCCAACGCTTGAAGCTCAATTCGCTGCGGCCAGACACCTGCTGTAAACCGGTGATGCCGGGCACGGCGTCCAGGCGGCGCATTTGATCAAACTGGTACAGAGCCACCTCATTAGGCACAGGCGGACGCGGCCCAACCAGGCTCATTTCCCCTTTGAGGACGTTGAATAACTGGGGTATTTCGTCAATGCTGGCCTTGCGAATCAGGCGGCCTACTCGCGTCACACGCGGGTCGTTTTTCATCTTAAAGACAACTTCGTCGGCATCGTTTTCGGCCATCAATTCTTTCTTACGTGCTTCGGCGTCCGTGTACATGGAGCGGAATTTATAGCAGTAGAATGTCTGGCCCCACTTGCCAACGCGCACCTGCTTAAAAAAAACGGGGCCAGGAGAGTCTAACTTGATGGCTATGGCAATGAGGGCAATGATGGGCAGGGCGAAGGGCAAGGCCAAACAAACGAGAATAAAGTCGAAGACTCGTTTGAGGTTGCTGTGGACCTTGTTGCGAATGACCCAAGTGATCAACCGCAGGCGCATCCGTTGAATGGTACGGCCGTTTTTGAAGCTCTGATTGCTGTACATTTCCAACATGCGGGCAGCTTTTGCAGCCTGCATTTGTTCATCGGCAATGAGGGTATCGGTGGGTGTCTGATTTGTCGGCGTTGTGTGATATTCAGTCATAGCAAATGTCATAGATTGTGTTGATAACTTCGTGTGGCGCCTGCTTAATTGTGAAGGCGTTTCTTGTCTGATTTGCACGTTATACCTCGTCGTTGCGTGCTGTTCGCACCCAGCCGTGAGAATCGAAGCCGAACAGAACACGCCCATAGTGCCAGACTTTCCAGGCAACAAA
Proteins encoded in this region:
- the amrA gene encoding AmmeMemoRadiSam system protein A, with the protein product MAAQTNLDGGVPLRLTPAQGQTLLRLARAALRHYLAVGEMLPVEADDPDLQQPAGVFVTLRLRDDLLVPHAGRLRGCIGHIEPDWPLAQVVAAMAVKAATRDPRFPPLTLAELDDIAIEISILSPLQRVEDVSQIEVGRHGLCLQHGRQRGLLLPQVAVIFGWTREEFLQNLCRKAGLPWFAWREGELWWFETAVIEEE
- a CDS encoding PP2C family protein-serine/threonine phosphatase translates to MILPSILASQHKHLTTLAQDWLDSGASSFSVWADDALLVAWPSDKVSNASLVKAIQVNAVKIGELRLAGLSSPADCQRLEAQAGLIAQIARLERDLNSMGADLIDTQDQLLALYDLTQATRNYLDAEQMLTRLAFETARLVKAEAAFFLVHMKGRSPIIQFYPQPILSEEALQQAIGLMKASRHEFLISRSGAGEQVKGVRNMLLVPIKVRDAETAVMGMLNKLDDDFNSPDIKLAGAIAEFTGAQIENVIMHQVSREQTRLQTEMDLAQRIQIHLLPQTPPGIAGLDLWAASWPASRVGGDFYDFIIGADQPFTFTVGDISGKGIPAALLMAMTRTVIRTKTRMIPRPTPQDVMSRSNQELYDDFTKLSMFATIFVGQYDSIRRQLLYANAGHSPVIYCPAGGEARLLQADGVPMGILPTSLSKDQWIDFQPGDVLVVATDGFSEARSAQDKEFGYDRFVSLVQSLAPKSARAIAEGLYQTVLSFSSGMSQADDQTLVVLKGVGA
- a CDS encoding response regulator; the protein is MAKILIVDDAPHTHRLLTLMLERINHTTISAESGPQALEHLENFQVDLMITDLNMPIMNGFTLMEQVRSQERFKNLPIIMLTASGQQQAPMEAAAKGANRFLTQPISSWELNRVVTECLALVESDAVLTG
- a CDS encoding HAD-IA family hydrolase; this translates as MLRSLIFDFDGLILDSETPDFVSWQETYHSFGVDLPLDVWVQNIGSVNFLNPYTYLESLLGRAIDREAVKANRRRRDDELMAQQSIMPGVAAYLAEARQLGLKTAVASSSPHAWVDKLLDRLGITNQFDAVCCRDDVGSRAKPDPAVYLAALAALNVSAAEALAFEDSPHGAAAAQAAGIFCVVVPNQMTSQLTFPQTGYRLTSLADMSLKQLLGHLGAREVPFLNSNARRIREFHAAVGSPLPHGPQLPDAGYLTMRLKLIEEEYEEVTAVCHSLITALQSGQQPDAIEALTPLVHELADLLYVVYGAMEACGVDADAVFQEVHRANLQKAGGPRRADGKLLKPPGWQPADVRAVLQRQQRNGRSQPGQT
- a CDS encoding ATP-binding protein; this encodes MFERQQGLAAQDSLFYNIELAVHEACTNIVEHAYAGISGRIEIAFTLLEEPRQFIIELHDRGQSFNLADVVAPNFEQPQTSGYGLFLVHQLMDEVAYFPEPGNNRWRLVKYF
- a CDS encoding STAS domain-containing protein; this translates as MEIETRSADNVKILEFAGRFDTYTADTARQWLEQAMIDEPANVVVNLEKVDFVDSTALATLVHGLKRCRQLNGDLRLCHLQQSVRMVFELTRLDRFFEIFAHEEEAIQAFAS
- a CDS encoding sugar transferase, coding for MENVQAILLATGETDKLRPLTLTSPSPMLPIADRPVMLYPIELLARQGFKQIVVSLYHLAGNIEAYLGSGQRWGITLNYLLQRDAWGSAGALKWAQPSLTTTFVALPADAIVDVDLTAVLAQHRQRQSKATAVVHAVAADNAPHFCLNDAGQVAAAAEGRQVYATGIWIFEPEVLQFIPPRTPFDIETQLVPALLAVAVPVDTYQMAGYWNNLATFQAYHAAQKHVLYSAWDHPEGLNGLPALTYPALEGRQISQGIWVGRNHMIHPSARILPPVYIGQNCQIGSDVELGPEVVVGSNVVIDDDATISRSTISGYTYVGQLVKIDGRFVNKDLMVDNLTAESTQVVDQFLLGQVTSIVDTRLQRLWDGFLAFWLLWATFFMTVPLALLLLISSGRIFERVERLGGWPEQPGLRSSTTLQKMTLWRFVTHRRDGRLSGIGRWLKQTGIHRLPELWNVFTGDLRLVGVKPLTPEAAAQIREDWQQKRHEYPPGFTGLWYIQTRQGSSLDEILIADAYYVATRSWRTDLNILSQTPAAWRRRRSSVSEDGQK
- a CDS encoding response regulator transcription factor, coding for MNKPIPHVVSVEDDDGIYELLQVTLEALPIVLHRASDGRAAIELITHVQPDLLLLDIALPDMHGWDVLKTVCEQHMKPRKIIVLTAYSEPAHRLIAHFQEVDRYVQKPFSPMGLRQVVCTLLELTESPI
- a CDS encoding phosphoribosylaminoimidazolecarboxamide formyltransferase; this translates as MTSEIELRYGMNPHQKPARIYINHGDLPIQVLNGAPGYINLLDALNSWQLVRELNKALGLPAAASFKHVSPAGAAVGVPLSDALKQAYFVEHDTLSPLAAAYARARGADRISSFGDWAALSDVVDESTAHLLRREVSDGVIAPGYEPAALEILRAKKKGSYCVIQVDPNYEPPAMEQRELFGLVLAQKRNDALPTYADLAEVVTSQQNVPNSARRDMLVALLTLKYTQSNSVCYALDGQVIGVGAGQQSRIHCTRLAGSKTDIWFLRQHPRVLHLPFRDKIGRTERDNAIDQFLQEQLTPAEEAVWRQNFTETPERLTAVEKRDWLNQLTAVTLGSDAFFPFRDSIDRAQQSGVRYVVQPGGSLRDDVVTEACNEYGMAMIMTGERLFHH